Proteins encoded within one genomic window of Balaenoptera ricei isolate mBalRic1 chromosome 10, mBalRic1.hap2, whole genome shotgun sequence:
- the LOC132373212 gene encoding keratin, type II microfibrillar, component 7C-like, whose protein sequence is MTCGSGFGGRSFSCASACGPRPSRCCITAAPYRGISCYRGLTGGFGSRSLCGGFRAGSCGRSFGYRSGGVCGPSPPCITTVSVNESLLAPLNLEIDTNAQCVKHEEKEQIKCLNSRFAAFIDKVRFLEQQNKLLETKWQFYQNRQCCESNLEPLFNGYIETLRQEAERVEADNGRLASELNHVQEVLEGYKEKYEGEVNLRATAENEFVTLKKDVDCAYLCKSDLEANSEALIQEIDFLRQLYEEEIRVLHAHISDTSVIVKMDNSRDLNMDCIVAEIKANYDDVASRSRAEAESWYRSKCEEIKATVIRHGEILRRTKEEINELNRMIQRLTAEVENAKCQNSKLEAAVTQAEQQGEAALNDAKCKLAGLEEALQKAKQDMACLLKEYQEVMNSKLGLDIEIATYRRLLEGEEHRLCEGVGAVSAAPGAGSSAGTSACPAPGR, encoded by the exons ATGACCTGCGGATCAGGATTCGGCGGCCGCTCCTTCAGCTGCGCCTCAGCCTGCGGGCCCCGGCCCAGCCGCTGCTGCATCACGGCCGCCCCCTATCGCGGCATCTCCTGCTACCGCGGCCTCACCGGGGGCTTCGGCAGCCGCAGCCTCTGCGGGGGCTTCCGCGCCGGCTCCTGCGGCCGCAGCTTCGGGTACCGCTCTGGCGGCGTGTGCGGCCCCAGCCCGCCCTGCATCACCACCGTGTCGGTCAACGAGAGCCTCCTCGCGCCCCTCAACCTGGAGATCGACACCAATGCGCAGTGTGTGAAGCACGAGGAGAAGGAGCAGATCAAGTGTCTCAACAGCAGGTTCGCTGCCTTCATCGACAAG GTGCGCTTCCTGGAGCAGCAGAACAAGCTGCTGGAGACCAAGTGGCAGTTCTACCAGAACCGCCAGTGCTGCGAGAGCAACCTGGAGCCCCTGTTCAACGGCTACATTGAGACGCTGAGGCAGGAGGCTGAGCGTGTGGAGGCCGACAACGGGAGGCTGGCCTCTGAGCTCAACCACGTGCAGGAGGTGCTGGAGGGCTACAAGGAGAA gtacGAGGGGGAAGTCAATCTGAGAGCGACAGCGGAGAATGAGTTTGTGACTCTGAAGAAG GATGTGGACTGCGCCTACCTCTGCAAGTCAGACCTGGAGGCCAACTCAGAGGCCCTGATTCAGGAGATCGACTTCCTGCGGCAACTGTATGAGGAG GAGATCCGAGTTCTCCACGCCCACATCTCAGACACCTCGGTCATCGTCAAGATGGACAACAGCCGGGACCTGAACATGGACTGCATTGTGGCCGAGATCAAGGCGAACTATGACGACGTTGCCAGCCGCAGTCGGGCCGAGGCTGAGAGCTGGTACCGCAGCAAG tGTGAGGAGATCAAGGCCACGGTGATCCGGCATGGGGAGATCCTGCGCCGCACCAAGGAGGAGATCAACGAGCTGAACCGCATGATTCAGAGGTTGACGGCCGAGGTCGAGAATGCCAAGTGCCAG AACTCCAAACTGGAGGCCGCAGTGACCCAGGCTGAGCAGCAGGGCGAGGCGGCCCTCAACGACGCCAAGTGCAAGCTGGCCGGGCTGGAGGAGGCCCTGCAGAAGGCCAAGCAGGACATGGCCTGCCTGCTCAAGGAGTACCAGGAGGTGATGAACTCCAAGCTGGGCCTGGACATCGAGATCGCCACCTACAGGCGCCTGCTGGAGGGCGAGGAGCACAG ACTGTGTGAAGGCGTTGGGGCC GTGTCAGCAGCTCCCGGGGCGGGGTCGTCTGCGGGGACCTCTGCGTGTCCGGCTCCCGGCCGGTGA